The following are encoded together in the Bradyrhizobium algeriense genome:
- a CDS encoding long-chain fatty acid--CoA ligase, whose amino-acid sequence MERIWLKQYPAGVPADIDVTQYSSLVELLEESFAKFADRKAFICMDKSISYRDLDDMSAALGAYLQGKGLQKGARVALMMPNVLQYPVSTAAVLRAGYAVVNVNPLYTPRELEHQLKDSGAEAIIVLENFATTVQQVIARTAVKHVIVGSMGDLLGFKGVIVNLVVRKVKKMVPAWSIPGAVSFNDALAAGRGKKLDKPKLTLDDVAFLQYTGGTTGVSKGATLLHKNILANVLQNDAWLQPALKKPPIVDQMIIVCALPLYHIFALTACYLLGVRAGGTNLLIPNPRDMAGFVKELMKYQVSFFPAVNTLYNGLLNTPGFDKVDFSKLKVSNGGGMAVQRPVAEKWLKITGCPLAEGYGLSETSPALTCNPADTDQFSGSIGIPVPSTYISIRDDDGKEVPLGEPGEICAKGPQVMAGYWNRPEETANVMTADGFFRTGDIGVMDERGYTKIVDRKKDMILVSGFNVYPNEIEEVIASHPGVLECAVIGVADSKSGEAVKAFIVKKDQNLTADDVIKYCGTQLTAYKVPKQIEFRTDLPKTNVGKILRRELRDEKKAAA is encoded by the coding sequence ATGGAGCGGATCTGGCTCAAGCAATATCCGGCCGGCGTGCCAGCCGATATCGACGTCACCCAGTACTCATCGCTGGTCGAGCTGTTGGAAGAAAGCTTTGCGAAGTTCGCCGACCGCAAGGCGTTCATCTGCATGGACAAGTCGATCAGCTACCGCGACCTCGACGATATGTCGGCCGCGCTCGGCGCCTATCTGCAGGGCAAAGGCCTGCAAAAGGGCGCCCGCGTCGCGCTGATGATGCCGAACGTGCTGCAATATCCGGTCTCGACCGCCGCCGTGCTGCGCGCCGGCTATGCGGTCGTGAACGTCAACCCGCTCTACACCCCGCGCGAGCTCGAGCATCAGCTCAAGGATTCCGGCGCGGAGGCGATCATCGTTCTGGAGAATTTCGCCACCACCGTGCAGCAGGTGATCGCGAGGACCGCGGTCAAGCACGTGATCGTCGGCAGCATGGGCGACCTGCTCGGCTTCAAGGGCGTGATCGTCAATCTGGTGGTCCGCAAGGTGAAGAAGATGGTGCCGGCCTGGTCGATCCCGGGCGCGGTCTCGTTCAACGATGCGCTCGCCGCCGGCCGCGGCAAGAAGCTCGACAAGCCGAAGCTCACGCTCGATGACGTCGCCTTCCTGCAATACACCGGCGGCACCACCGGCGTCTCCAAGGGCGCGACGCTGCTGCACAAGAACATCCTCGCCAACGTGCTGCAGAACGACGCCTGGCTGCAGCCGGCGCTGAAGAAGCCGCCGATCGTCGACCAGATGATCATCGTCTGCGCGCTGCCGCTCTATCACATCTTTGCACTGACCGCGTGCTACCTCTTGGGAGTGCGCGCCGGCGGCACCAATCTGTTGATTCCCAACCCGCGCGACATGGCCGGCTTCGTCAAGGAGTTGATGAAATACCAGGTCAGCTTCTTCCCGGCCGTCAACACGCTCTACAACGGCCTGCTCAACACGCCGGGCTTCGACAAGGTCGATTTCTCCAAGCTGAAAGTCTCCAACGGCGGTGGCATGGCGGTGCAAAGACCGGTTGCCGAGAAGTGGTTGAAGATAACGGGCTGCCCGCTGGCGGAAGGCTACGGCCTGTCGGAAACCTCGCCGGCGCTGACCTGCAACCCCGCCGACACCGACCAGTTCTCCGGCTCGATCGGCATTCCCGTACCCTCGACCTACATCTCGATCCGCGACGACGACGGCAAGGAGGTGCCGCTCGGCGAGCCGGGCGAGATCTGCGCCAAGGGCCCGCAGGTGATGGCCGGCTATTGGAACCGGCCGGAAGAGACCGCCAACGTGATGACCGCGGACGGCTTCTTCCGCACCGGCGACATCGGCGTGATGGATGAGCGGGGCTACACCAAGATCGTCGACCGCAAGAAGGACATGATCCTGGTCTCGGGCTTCAACGTCTACCCGAACGAGATCGAGGAAGTGATCGCGAGCCATCCAGGCGTGCTCGAATGCGCCGTGATCGGCGTAGCCGACTCGAAATCGGGCGAAGCGGTGAAGGCCTTCATCGTCAAGAAGGATCAAAACCTCACGGCCGACGACGTCATCAAATATTGCGGCACGCAGCTCACGGCCTACAAGGTCCCCAAGCAGATCGAGTTCAGGACCGATCTGCCCAAGACCAATGTCGGCAAGATCCTGCGCCGCGAATTGCGCGACGAGAAGAAGGCCGCGGCCTAA
- a CDS encoding DUF924 family protein: MVEDSVTPAGILAFWRDAGPKRWYTPDEAFDAEVRRRFFSLWQHATAGELSSWEASDDGALALVIVLDQFPRNMFRGDIRTYASDAEAREVAHRAIERGVDARIDGALREFLYLPFMHSEHLVDHLRCIELSRAAGHTESLKWAEHHAKIIRRFGRFPHRNHILGRATTPDEQAFLDEGGFSP, encoded by the coding sequence ATGGTCGAAGATTCCGTCACGCCGGCCGGGATTCTGGCGTTCTGGCGTGACGCCGGTCCCAAGCGCTGGTACACGCCCGATGAAGCGTTCGACGCAGAGGTGCGCCGGCGCTTTTTCAGCCTGTGGCAGCACGCGACAGCCGGCGAATTGTCGTCATGGGAAGCAAGCGATGACGGCGCGCTCGCGCTCGTCATCGTGCTCGACCAGTTTCCCCGCAACATGTTCCGCGGCGACATCAGGACCTATGCCAGCGATGCCGAGGCGCGTGAGGTGGCGCATCGCGCCATCGAACGCGGCGTGGACGCGCGGATCGATGGCGCTTTACGTGAATTCCTCTATCTGCCGTTCATGCATTCGGAGCATCTGGTCGACCACTTGCGCTGCATTGAGCTGTCGCGCGCGGCCGGCCATACCGAAAGCCTGAAATGGGCCGAGCACCACGCCAAGATCATCCGCCGCTTCGGGCGCTTTCCTCACCGCAACCACATTTTGGGCCGCGCGACCACGCCGGACGAGCAGGCCTTCCTGGACGAAGGGGGCTTTTCGCCGTGA